Within Kamptonema formosum PCC 6407, the genomic segment TACAACGGCAAAATGGAACCGTGAGTTTAGAACTTTCTTGCCTGACCTGAACAACCAATGGCTCAAACTAAAACTTCTCTCAAAATTGGGGATTAATCAATTCCTTGACCCTCCAAAGGTCTGGACGGATAAATCCCCTGAAGTCAAGGAACTGGTGAGGATTTGTAAAACCAAGTCAGCAGCCGCCCTACTTGGACATCCCGGCAAAAAGCTCACCCATGCAATATCTCAACCGCTTACTTAAATTTATCGGGGTTAAGCTGAAGGCCTCTCAGGTTTAGGGAGGGGGATAAGCGAGTTTGGCAATATCGTTTTTGTAGAGGCTGGTGAGAACTCTAGCAGACCCGAAAACTGGGATGAGCTTTACCCTCTAGTCTGTCAAAAATTGGCTGAAAAAATCGCCTCTGCGAAAATGGCTGAATCACCCTCTCCTCTTGATGTGGAGGTTGTCACAGCTCCCCCCATAAATATACAAAATACAGCCGAAGCTGTGACAGAGAATCAGACTCACCCTGTAGAAAAAGTTTGGGGCGTGGCTTGTGAAGTTGCGGAGGTGGCCCGTGAAGTTGCGGAGGTGGCGTTATGGGGTCGCTGGAGGGGATGGTGGAGTCAGCAAAAACCTGTCTACATCACATTCTCNNNNNNNNNNNNNNNNNNNNNNNNNNNNNNNNNNNNNNNNNNNNNNNNNNNNNNNNNNNNNNNNNNNNNNNNNNNNNNNNNNNNNNNNNNNNNNNNNNNNAGCTCGCGCTGAAGGTTAGCCAGCAGCTTGAGAATATAGGCGACATTGATTTCGTCTCGCTGGATCAGTTCCAGTTCAAATCGACTTCCTCAACTAAAGACTCTTTCTCGTCATCGGGTTTAGATCGCGTTTTATCATAGATGTCCAGATATTTGCTTTTATAATCTTCAAAGGTTTGTTCATCCAGATTTAAGTCAGAAAAACTAATTCAGTGAATGATTTACTTACATTCTGCAAACGAATAAGATTACGAAAGGCTTTAACGAACTTAACTTGGTCATCTTCACTAATAAGCTTATTGACATCGTTAGGGATAGTGGCGATCGCTCTCAGTTCTTGCACCCCGTCATTAAATTTTTCAATGTAGTATTCGTAGGGTTGAATGAAAATTTCTTCGCTTGCGTTGGTGTCTGAAAAGAGGGCAACGGCTTGATCAGTATTCTCTTTGAGGTTACGGAAAGAGACGATATTCCCTTGAGATTTAAGTTCGCCCAAAATGCGATTAGTGCGGGAGTATGCTTGAATTAATCCGTGATACTTCAGATTTTTTGTCAACGTAAAGTGTATTGAGCTTTTTGACATCAAAGCCCGTGAGAAACATATTGACGACTAACAGAATATCGGCGCGTTCCTGATCCTGAAAGTTTTCTCGATCGCGGTCTTTCATCCGCTTGGCGATATCTTTATAGTAGGCATAGAAAGCCTGACTATCTTTGGCGGAATGTTGGGTTTGGTACATCTGGTTATACTCCGCGATAAATTGATTCAGTTTGTCGCGGCTATGGCTACGGTTGCTTATATCTGCGCTGATATTAAAATCAGGTTCTCCAATTAAGCCGTTTGCGTCTTGGTCTTCTTCGTTATAGCCAGGGGTAAAAATTGTGATCACTCGTAGGTCATGTAATCCCTGTTTTTGTTTGTTTTTGAACGTGTCGTAATAGGTAATTAGGGTGTCTACACTGCTGGCGCAGAGCATCGCCGAGAATTTTCTACCGTGGGTTTTACGGTTATGGTTGGCAATAATCCAATCGACAATTAGAGAAATTCGGTCGGGATTTTCAAAGAATTCTCGGTCTAATTTTGGCTCTGTGATCAGCGTACCGTCTTTGCGTTTGATTTTTCCCCAATACTCGACGGAAAATTTAAGCACGTTTTCATCCGCGATCGCATTGGTAATCACATATTTATGCAGACATTCCTGGAATAGGTCTTTGGTAGTACGTTTACCGTGTTCGTTGCTAGCGGCGTTATCGGCAAAGATAGGAGTCCCTGTAAAGCCAAACATTTGTGCTTGGGGAAAGAATTTGACGATATTTTTATGGGTTTCGCCAAATTGAGAACGGTGGCATTCGTCAAAGATGAACACAATGCGCTTATCTTTCAAGCTTTTCCATTGCGACTTCATGACGTTGGGACTTGATCGCTCGGTTGAGTTTCTGGATAGTGGTGACAATGAGGGGGTTATCCCCAGCCATTTGTTCTACTAATTGTCGAGTGTTGTCAGTAGTGTCTACGCATCGGGGCTGAAATATTAAACTCTCTGCTAGTTTGGTAGTCGAGGTCAGCACGATCAACTACGAACAGAACTTTATGGACTTTGGGTAGTTGCGTAAGGATTTGGGCAGCTTTGAAACTGGTGAGGGTTTTGCCCGATCCAGTGGTATGCCAGATATAGCCATTTTTGTTGGTGTTTTTGACACGCTCAATGATGGCTTCGACGGCGTAGTATTGATAGGGACGC encodes:
- a CDS encoding type I restriction endonuclease subunit R, EcoR124 family — its product is MTKNLKYHGLIQAYSRTNRILGELKSQGNIVSFRNLKENTDQAVALFSDTNASEEIFIQPYEYYIEKFNDGVQELRAIATIPNDVNKLISEDDQVKFVKAFRNLIRLQNVSKSFTELVFLT
- a CDS encoding type I restriction enzyme subunit R domain-containing protein; translation: MKSQWKSLKDKRIVFIFDECHRSQFGETHKNIVKFFPQAQMFGFTGTPIFADNAASNEHGKRTTKDLFQECLHKYVITNAIADENVLKFSVEYWGKIKRKDGTLITEPKLDREFFENPDRISLIVDWIIANHNRKTHGRKFSAMLCASSVDTLITYYDTFKNKQKQGLHDLRVITIFTPGYNEEDQDANGLIGEPDFNISADISNRSHSRDKLNQFIAEYNQMYQTQHSAKDSQAFYAYYKDIAKRMKDRDRENFQDQERADILLVVNMFLTGFDVKKLNTLYVDKKSEVSRINSSILPH